The Blastocatellia bacterium DNA window TAGAATAACAGATAAAACTTTAATAGCCATCAAAGTTATTTCTCCAATGCTACTAGTTAATTCTAGGTTTGTTAAACGTTTTCAAAGAGAAGCAAAAGTTGGTAAAGCCTTAGCACATAATAATATTATCCAAGTTTTAGAGTATGGAGAGACTGAAGATGGATTGTTATTTATGGCTATGGAATTTGTTGATGGTGAAACACTTAGAGCTTTACTTTCAAATTCTGGGCCTCTACCAACAAAACGTGCTATTGAAATTATGAAACAGTTATGTGAGGCCATAGATGTAGCTCATAAAAGAGGTATTTTGCATCGAGACCTAAAGCCAGAAAATGTAATGCTTACTAAAGATACAAATGGAAAAGAAATTATTAAGCTAGCCGACTTTGGTTTAGTGAAAATGATGCAACCTGATGGAGAAATTACTAAAGGCTCTGCCTTAACAGAAGTAGGAGAAGTGTTTGGGACACCTCATTTTATGCCACCAGAGCAAATAATGGGACAAACTGTTGGCGCGCCAGCAGATATTTATAGCTTAGGTGTAATTCTTTACCAAATGTTGACAGGTAAGACCCCTTTTGAAGGCTCTGATGTACGCAATTTGTTAGTCACAAAAGTAAGTCAAGATCTTCCACCCCCTTCTAAGAAATTTTCTTTTATTAACCCAGCTTATGACAAAATTTTTGGTACTGTTTTAGCTCGTGACCCAGAAAATCGTTATAAAAATGCTATGGATTTTTATAACGATTTTCAAACTACTGCTCAACAGATAGAAAATGGGGTCTTACCGGCTAATGGACTAATAACAGAAAAAAATAGCCCAATAACAGAAAAAAAGCCTGTGACTACTTCTAGTAATGAGCAAAATAATACTACTGTTACTCAAGCTGTAACTGCTGAGACAAAATCTAATGCTATGTATGTCATTATAGGAGCAATAGGTTTAGCTATATTAGCTGTGTTAATAGTTGTTTTAACAAGATAAACAAGGTTTCTTATTAGTAAATAACAGACTAGTTTTAATCACTAATTTTAATTAAGTAGGGCTTTATGTTAAATCATTGGCACTTAACAGGAAAAAAGGCTTTAATTACAGGTGGGAGTAAAGGAATAGGCCGAGCAATAGCCGAGGAATTTTTGCAACTAGGGGCAGAGGTTTGCATTGTTGCTCGTAGTGAAGAAGAAGTTGAAAAATAGTAAATGATTGGAGAGAACAAGGTTATTTAGCTCAAGGACTTGCAGCAGATATTGCTGACCTTACACAACAAGAGGAAATATTTACTACTCTTAAAAGTTATTGGGATAAGCTTGATATATTAGTTAATAATGTTGGTACTAATATCCGCAAAAAGACCCTGGAATATAGCATAGAAGAATATCAATCAGTTTTGCATACAAATCTTACTTCAATGTTTAAAGCCTGTCAGTTAGCCTATCCTATGTTGAAAAATAGTGGAAATGCTAGTGTAATTAATATAGCCTCTGTTGCAGGTCTTACACATATTCGTACCGGTTCACCTTATGCTATGAGTAAAGCGGCTATTTTACAACTAACACGCAATTTAGCTATAGAGTGGGCAAGCGATAATATTCGAGTTAATGCTGTTGCTCCTTGGTATATTCATACTCCACTAGCAGAAAATGTACTAAAAAATCCAGAATATTTAGCAGAAGTTTTAGCTAAAACGCCAATGAAACGTATAGGAGAACCTAGGGAGGTTGCTACTACAGTGGCATTTCTAGCTATGTCAGCCTCATCTTATATTACTGGGCAATGTATTAGTGTTGACGGTGGCTTTTTGGTTGATGGGTTTTAACTTCTTTTTATGAAAAGCGAAAAAGTTAAATTTTTAGTAGGTATTATCTTAGGCGCGATAGTTATTTTAATTGCTTTTAATTATCAGTCTATTTATCAATACTTTTTTACTAAAGAAATAACAAAAATACCTGAAAAAATTCCTACTCCAATAATAGAATATAAAGAAACTAAAGTAACATTCTTAGCTGTTGGCGATATGATGATGTCACGTGGAGTTAATAGCGTAATTGCTAGAACTAATGACACACTACGCCCATTTAGTGGGCTTGCAGAATTACTAGATAGCACAGATTTTAATTTTGGGAATTTAGAATCTCCTATTTCTGGCAGTGATAAACCAGGCCCTCCACATAGTCTTGTTTTTAATACCCCTATTAGAAATGTTGAAGGATTAAAAAGATATAAATTTAAGGTACTGAATTTAGCTAATAACCATGCTTTAGATCAAAGAGCCGCAGGACTTGAGAATACTAGAAAAGTTTTGGCAGAAAATGAAATTACTTATTTAGGTGTAGGAGCAGATTTAAGCGAGGCTTGGAAGCCTAAAATTATTACTGTTAATGGCTTAAGATTAGGTTTTCTAGGGGCTTCCTACGCTTCTGTAAATGATGGTGGTGTAGCAAGAAACAACCTAGTAGCACGTATTGAAGATACAGAATACTTAAAAAACAGCTTGGAAAGCTTAAAAAAAGATGCTGATTTTATTGTAGTTACTATGCATGCTGGAGTAGAGTATGTACGCCAACCACATCAACCACAGATAGATTTTGCACATGCAGCAATTGATTATGGAGCAGATTTAGTTATAGGCGCACATCCTCATTGGATACAAATTATTGAAAAATATAAAGATAAATATATTTTTTATTCTTTGGGCAATTTTATTTTTGACCAAGAATGGAGCCAAGACACCAAAGAAGGTCTTGTCTTAAAGGTTTCTTTAGAAGGTCAAATAGCTATTAATCCACCACTTAACACATCAAATTTTAGGGAAAAAGCTAAACTAAAAGAAATAGAATTAATTCCAGTAATTATTGAAAATTACAGCACCCCACGCCTGGCTAAAGAAGAGGAAAAAACTAAAATCTTAGCTAAAATTAGCCTAACAGACACAATTTTAACAACAGACACACAATTGCAAGAGATTGTAAACAAAAAATAATGTATTAAAAATATTACTTATCAAGGAGATTTGACAATGGCTAAAAGCTGCGCAATAACTAGATCTGAATTTCGTGAACACGCCAAAGCAGTTAAAGTAGAAATTAATGGTGTTCCTATGTTAGCAGAAGTAAAGGAGTTTTCTACAGGCTCTTTTGGTTGGTATTTAAGCGGAAAATCAGTAATAGATATAAATGGTAAACAAGTAAGTGTTCAAATAGGGATGAATTTAACTATCGTAGGTAGTAAAGATGTTCCTAAAGATGAGTAATTATTAAAATTTAATTATCCATAAATTTTGCTAATATTTCATTATTAACCTGCTTATTTTTCTTTAATCAAGAATAATCTTATTCAAAAGCTTTGGTTAGGTTGTTTATTACAACTTAACCAATTTTTCTTTTAATCCTCAATAATTTACATTTCGCTTAAATTTTAAGAGAAATAAAAAATTCCTCTTGAAGATTCGCTTATATTTTTAGTAAAATATATTTGAAATTAAAAAGTAATAAAAATTTTTTGATGCTAGAAAATTCAATTTTTATTTACTAAAAGCTTATTACTTGTGAAATAAGTAATTATGGTTATTTTAATAGCTATTATAATTATAGCTTTATATTCAAAAAATAAAATAAGCAAAATTAATTGTATAAAAATCTAACAATATAGGAGACAAAATAATGGCAACAACACAAAAACCCAAAATTAATCCTTTAAGCCGCCGTCCTCGTCAACAAAGACTTGTTATGGCAATTAGAGGAGGTGCAGGAGTAGGGAAAAGTCATTTTGTTCGTAGTATGTCAGAAGCACAAATGGGGCGTTTATGTATTTTTGATGTTGAACGTAAAACCCGCTTACTTAAAGGAGTTGGGACTTTATTTGATGGTATTGAAATAGAACATTCTGATGAACTTCCAGAATTTATTGACTGGGCAATCTTTGGCGAAGGACTAGAACAAAATTATGGATGTTTTGCGCTAGATTCCTGGGCATCTTACTTTAGTGCTAAACATAGCGAAATGATTGCTGCTGTCAGGGAAAGAACCAATGACCCATTAGCACAACCTAGTGCAGAGGAATTAGCCGCAGATCAAATGATTCTCCAAGGTGTTTTAAGAAAGTTATGTATTGAAAGCGGTAAATCAGTAGTTATTATTGACCAAATTCCAGCTAAAGGTAAGGAAGCAAAGGAAGATAATGAAGTTGGTCGAGTTCTACCTATGACTGCTAGCGGTTTAGAATATTTTGTTGACATTATGGTAGAAGTTTCTTTACAAGAACGTGACGGAGAAATAGTTAGAGTTTTTCAAGTAATAAAAAGTAATTCTTCTGCCTTTGAAGTTGGTTTTGAAATGGTTGGAAATGTTACTTTTAAGGACTTTTTAGACCATATGAAAAAAGAAACTACAGAACTACCTATGGACGTGCCAAAACCAATTACAGTGCCAATTACTTTAGAAGAAAAAACACCAGCTTTATCAGTTGTATCATCAACAATTACTATAAAAGACTTAATTGAAAAGGCTGTAAAAAATGGTTTTAAGCAAGCTGATATTATAACTGCTGCTAGGGTTTATCATAATCAGCCTAATATTTATCACTTAAGTACAGAGCAAATCTTAGACCTAGACCATCGTATGACAGCAAGGATTGAAAAACTTAAATCCCAACAAGATATTTCTGTTGTAGAAAAAGAATTACCTGTACCAATCCCAACAGAAAAAATTGCTGCTCGTAGCCTTAAAAGAGCTTAAGTAAAAGATAGGAAATTTTGCTAAGGGTGACATAAAAAATGTTGCCCTTATTGTAATCCAATCAATTGCCTAAATTTTTCATACATTATATTTAAGGAAAGCTTGCCTTTAAGAATAGCCTTATAATGTTGAGTTTTTTGGTTGATGATGTCAGCTTTTAATGCTTCTAATTGGTTGGTTAACTCTGTTTGTAACTCTAAATTAAGGGTTTTGGCTTGATCTAAATTTAATATTTGTGTTGGTTGATTAAAAGATATAAATACTTCTGGCAGTTGTTCATTAAGAAATTCATAGCGAAAAGTAACTGCAACTAACTGCACTTGAGGAACATGTTTTATTAACCAAACTAAACCGCGTAAAAATTTAATAGGTCTAATATCATTAGGTAGTAGTTCGCCTTGAGGAAAAATCCATACTGCACAAGTTTTCTTGTTTGAATTATTTAACAAATTAGCTGCATACTCTAGTGAACGATAAGCACTAATGGGGGACTGACGATCTATAGAAAAAGCTCCTATCCAGCGAAAAAAGCTATATTTGCGTAGTTGTTTTGCCATCATCATTAAATAACCATCAAATTTAAGCAAGTCCCGAGTAAGATAAAAAGCAATAAGTCCATCCCACCAATTACTATGATTAGCATAAAAAATTACTGGATATTGTGGATTAATATTTCTTAAGTTTTCAAATCCTACTGTCCAAATTTGATGAAAATGGCGTTTAAGCATACCTCGATTAACTAGGGCAAAAACCCTTTCTACATTAACATCTTTGCGAGCGGTAATTATTGGTTCCATTTAATCTTAAATTCTTTAGCAATAAGCATTGCACAAGAAACACCTGAAGCCGCTACAGCACTAACACCTTGGCCAGGAAAACAACTATCTCCAGCACAATAAAGATTTTTTAATGGGGTAAGGTTTTTAGGCTTAAAAAGCAAATCTTTTCCATTAGTAAAAAGCGGGCCATAGCTGCCTTCTTTACGTGCAAGATATCGTTCATTAGTCAGGGGACTAGCAGCAATATAAAAGTGTGGAGGTGATTTTAATGGGAGTCTTTCTAGTAATTTTGCAGCCGCTTTTTCTTTCCATTCTTTATAATCTTTATCTCTTTTACCATTAATAAAGCTATGCACAGTAAAGGCATGTACATTATGACAATCACTAGGTGCAATACTACTATCTAAAATAGAAGGTATAGAAAGATAAACCGTGCCTCCATCTTTTTCCATTTCTTCCCAATCTTCTAAAATAATATGATGTGTTGAATAATCTGAAGGAATAGCTGATGTAGGTACACCACAAAATAAACTAAAAAAGCTACGCGAGGCAGGAAATTTTTTATAAGGTTTAAGTAAGTTCTTAGCTACGTTTTCATCTGTAAGCATTTCTGCTGTATTCCATGCAGTTGCATTAGAAACAATTACACGTGCTTTAATTTGCTCTCCATTCTTAAATTCTAGTCCAACAGCTTTAGAATTTTCACAAATTATTTTTGTAACTTTTTGGCGGCAATAGACTTTACCACCAAATTTTTCTATTCCTCTAACCAGAGCATAAGGAATTTGATTTACTCCACCAACTGGGTAGCGAACCCCTCCAACATGTCTATCTGCAATAACTATTGAAGCATTAATTAAAGGTGTTTCTTTTGCTCCAACCAAAGCCCAGCTATAACATTCTAGGTCGATAAAGCGTAGCAACAATGGATCTTGAAAAGTTTTGCGGGCTAGTGTCCCTAAATCCTTAAAGGAATTAACCGCCAATTTAATAGCACTAAATGGACGCTGAAAAGTAAATCGCATTCCTGCTGAAGGATCTTCTAAGGAAATATAATCTAGGCTATCCATCATCGCAAAAATATTTGCTAATTTATCATAGAATTTACGAATAGCATCTTTTTCCTTTGGAAATAGGGTTGTAAGCTCTGTTAAAAAGCGTTCTCGGTCATAATGGGCGCGAACTTGCCAAGCGTTTGGCAAATGATAATGTATTTGAATAGGGTCAAGTATAGATGTTACAGGCTCGTCTATTTCTGCCAAAATTTTATGTAAAAAATTAGCTTTTCCTGTTTTGCCTAATGTGTAAAGAAGTGAAGCACCAACATCAAAACAATAACCTTTGCGGTTAAAGTGCGATGCACTACCCCCTGGAACATAATGTTGTTCATATACCGCAACTTTTAAGCCACGCCGAGCAAGTAAGGCTGCTGTAGTTAATCCACCAACTCCACTACCAATAATTGCTACATCTACTATTTCATCCATGAAAAATACTAACTTTCTGATAAATTTTATTTTATTAATTGTAAGATTACCGACTAGATAACTATTTGCAATTAAAAGAGAAATAAAAATTTTTGTGATTTTTAGATTTTTTCTTTCCTGATTTTTTATAAACTTTGGTAATATTTACTAAATTATTTATTCAAAACAATAACATTTTAGTTTGTCTAAACTTTAGACACAAGCCATTACTAGTTGTTGCCTAGTTGGTTAACCAACAAAGATTTTAAGCTTTGATTTAGTATTTTATTTTCAATGCCTTGAACAAGAAAGGAAATTTTATGAATAAAGTCAATTTTGCTATTAATATGCAAACAATAAAAATTTTTATTGTTTCATCAAGTCGCCCCATTATTGCTGGCTTAACAACTTTGGTAATGCTAATTGCTATTCAAGCAGCAGTTTCTGCACAAGGCAATACAGGGATTAATTTTGTTGGAGTAGGTTCTTATGCTGTTACAGGTAAATATATTGATATGAAAGTAGATAAAATAGTTAATAAAAGAGCAGCTAAGAGTAAAACTGGCAGTTTACGAGTCAGCGTTTGGGCAACAAAAGAAGCTTATAATGGTGGAACTATAAATGGTTATGTATTAGGGCGTTATAGTATGGAACCCCTACAAGGTGGTTTTACTAGAAGCAATGTTGCTGTTAGTGTACAGTATGCACCTCCTCCTAAAGGTACTTATGTAATTGTAATGACTTTGGATGAATTTGACAGTAGTCGTCAATGGGTTACAGCAGACTTTATTACTTTAAAAATTACAAGCTTTCTAGCTCTTGCAAAAAATAAATTTATTGATAAAAATGCAGGTTTCTACGACCTGCATTTTTTATTTTATCGGCAAATATTTTAGACAAAAT harbors:
- a CDS encoding serine/threonine protein kinase; the protein is MSNSTTKSYYDNLIGKEVKGYLIEKKLGEGGMGAVFKAIRITDKTLIAIKVISPMLLVNSRFVKRFQREAKVGKALAHNNIIQVLEYGETEDGLLFMAMEFVDGETLRALLSNSGPLPTKRAIEIMKQLCEAIDVAHKRGILHRDLKPENVMLTKDTNGKEIIKLADFGLVKMMQPDGEITKGSALTEVGEVFGTPHFMPPEQIMGQTVGAPADIYSLGVILYQMLTGKTPFEGSDVRNLLVTKVSQDLPPPSKKFSFINPAYDKIFGTVLARDPENRYKNAMDFYNDFQTTAQQIENGVLPANGLITEKNSPITEKKPVTTSSNEQNNTTVTQAVTAETKSNAMYVIIGAIGLAILAVLIVVLTR
- a CDS encoding CapA family protein, with translation MKSEKVKFLVGIILGAIVILIAFNYQSIYQYFFTKEITKIPEKIPTPIIEYKETKVTFLAVGDMMMSRGVNSVIARTNDTLRPFSGLAELLDSTDFNFGNLESPISGSDKPGPPHSLVFNTPIRNVEGLKRYKFKVLNLANNHALDQRAAGLENTRKVLAENEITYLGVGADLSEAWKPKIITVNGLRLGFLGASYASVNDGGVARNNLVARIEDTEYLKNSLESLKKDADFIVVTMHAGVEYVRQPHQPQIDFAHAAIDYGADLVIGAHPHWIQIIEKYKDKYIFYSLGNFIFDQEWSQDTKEGLVLKVSLEGQIAINPPLNTSNFREKAKLKEIELIPVIIENYSTPRLAKEEEKTKILAKISLTDTILTTDTQLQEIVNKK
- a CDS encoding lysophospholipid acyltransferase family protein, whose protein sequence is MEPIITARKDVNVERVFALVNRGMLKRHFHQIWTVGFENLRNINPQYPVIFYANHSNWWDGLIAFYLTRDLLKFDGYLMMMAKQLRKYSFFRWIGAFSIDRQSPISAYRSLEYAANLLNNSNKKTCAVWIFPQGELLPNDIRPIKFLRGLVWLIKHVPQVQLVAVTFRYEFLNEQLPEVFISFNQPTQILNLDQAKTLNLELQTELTNQLEALKADIINQKTQHYKAILKGKLSLNIMYEKFRQLIGLQ
- a CDS encoding FAD-dependent oxidoreductase, yielding MDEIVDVAIIGSGVGGLTTAALLARRGLKVAVYEQHYVPGGSASHFNRKGYCFDVGASLLYTLGKTGKANFLHKILAEIDEPVTSILDPIQIHYHLPNAWQVRAHYDRERFLTELTTLFPKEKDAIRKFYDKLANIFAMMDSLDYISLEDPSAGMRFTFQRPFSAIKLAVNSFKDLGTLARKTFQDPLLLRFIDLECYSWALVGAKETPLINASIVIADRHVGGVRYPVGGVNQIPYALVRGIEKFGGKVYCRQKVTKIICENSKAVGLEFKNGEQIKARVIVSNATAWNTAEMLTDENVAKNLLKPYKKFPASRSFFSLFCGVPTSAIPSDYSTHHIILEDWEEMEKDGGTVYLSIPSILDSSIAPSDCHNVHAFTVHSFINGKRDKDYKEWKEKAAAKLLERLPLKSPPHFYIAASPLTNERYLARKEGSYGPLFTNGKDLLFKPKNLTPLKNLYCAGDSCFPGQGVSAVAASGVSCAMLIAKEFKIKWNQ